The genomic window TATTTGGCATTATCGGATCTAAACTATTTAGCATATTTGAAAATTTTGGTGATTTTTTAAGAGATCCAATAGGCAATTTTTTCTCAGGTAGCGGCCTTACAATTTATGGTGGCCTGATTTTGGCTTTTATCATGGTATTTCGATACGTGCGCAGCAAAGGATTGCACCCTATTTATATGATGGATGCGATAGCTCCTACCTTAATGATAGGCTATGCCGTCGGAAGATTGGGGTGTCATTTTAGCGGAGATGGAGACTGGGGAATTGTAAATGAATTGGCAAAGCCTTCCTGGTTTTTTTTACCGGATAGTTGGTGGTCATTTACATATCCACACAATGTATTGAATGAAGGAATTAAAATCGATGGTTGTGTTTTTGAATATTGCAGTCAATTGAGTCCCGGCGTTTTTCCTACAGCTCTTTATGAAAGTATTCTTGCATTTACAATTACTGGAGTTCTTTGGATCTTGAGAAATAAAATCAAAGCAGCCGGTGTATTATTTTTTATCTACTGTCTGTTGAATGGAATTGAAAGAATATTTATTGAAGCCATCCGTGTTAATCCTCGTTATAATATATTAGGGTTTCATCCTTCTTTTGCACAGATGATTGCTTTCTGTTTGATTATTGCAGGTATCGCTGGAATTATTTTTTTTCAAAAGAAAAATATCAGATAGACTTTTAATAATCCCTTTTAAATTGTAACTTTAATTTGTTCTATTCTTTTTTTGCTGACAGCAACTACCTTAAATAAACAACCACCGATTTGTATTTCCTGATCTTTTTTAGGCATTTCTCCAAGATTTTCTAATAGCAAACCCGCTATAGAATCCGCATTTCCTCTCACATCTTCAAACAGATAAATATCTATTCCCAATACTCTACACATATCATTGATCAACGTTTTTCCATCAAATAAATAATTGTGCAAGTCGAGTTTCGTGAAATTCAATTCGTGTTGGTCGTCAAATTCATCTTTGATTTCTCCTACGATTTCTTCCATGATATCTTCCAGTGTCACTAAACCACTTAATCCGCCATATTCATCCACCACAAATGCCATGTGCAAATGCTTCTCTTGAAGATCATTGAGCAGTTCATTAATTTTTCTGGATTCCGGTACAAAATGA from Saprospiraceae bacterium includes these protein-coding regions:
- a CDS encoding prolipoprotein diacylglyceryl transferase — translated: MYPDFSYILHALFGTQPDNVFSIIKTFGLFLGLSFLASGFLLYLELKRKEKIGQLSGRLENIIVYQPINWQFIGIQTVINAVLAGKVMYAYLHFSEFHLDPAGIIFSTKIHFISFILAGLATAIYWFYKMNRQVDKEVRRADIFIHPYQRVMDITGVAALFGIIGSKLFSIFENFGDFLRDPIGNFFSGSGLTIYGGLILAFIMVFRYVRSKGLHPIYMMDAIAPTLMIGYAVGRLGCHFSGDGDWGIVNELAKPSWFFLPDSWWSFTYPHNVLNEGIKIDGCVFEYCSQLSPGVFPTALYESILAFTITGVLWILRNKIKAAGVLFFIYCLLNGIERIFIEAIRVNPRYNILGFHPSFAQMIAFCLIIAGIAGIIFFQKKNIR